The DNA window CGAAGTCACGCTGTACCGCCAGGGCGACATGAACCTCGTCGTCAACGCCGATCCGCGCGCATTGCCGTCGACGGCGCGCGATGATTTGCCGGCCACCGTGATCAGCGCGGTGGCCTTGCGCGTACGCGACGCCGACACCGCCTACCGGCACGCCATCGACATGGGCGCATGGCCGATCCAGACCCGGGTCGGCGTGATGGAGCTGAATATCCCCGGCGTGCATGGCGCGGGCGACTCGATCCTGTACTTTGTCGACCGGGTTGGCGATTTCTCGATCTATGACGTCGACTTCAAGCCGATCCCAGGCGTGCCGCAGCATCCGCCCGCGCTGGACGGCATGCACCTGTTCGGTGTCGTCCAATCGATCGACGAAGGGCGCGGCCCGGAATGGATCGACTTCTACCAGCAGTTGATGAACTTCACCGTGCTGCCGGAAGGCCAGTTCTTCGGTGCAGTGCGGAAGGGTATCCTGCTCGCCAGCCCGTGCCGCAGTTTTTATTTGCAGCTGGTCGAACCGCCGCCCGGCGCCGGCAGCCTGCAATGGGACGAGCAGCTCGTGCGCATCGGGTTCGGCGTGCCGGACGTGCTTGCCGCGGTGCGCCTGCTGCGCCAGCGCGGCATTGCGTTCCTGGAGGGTGAGGCCCAGGCGCCGAGCGAGAAGGGCGCGCTGACACGCCTGTACAAGGGCGGCGTCAGCTTCGAGCTCGTCGTGAGCGAGCGCGCCGCCATGGCCGCGGAGGCCCCATGAACCTGGCCAATTTTGGACTGGACAGCGTCACGCTGGCCGGTTCCCTCGAGACCAAGCTGGCTGCCTGCCGCGCGGCAGGCTTTTCCCAGATCATGCTGTGGGCGCGCGACATGGCCGAACACCCCGGCGGCGTGGCGGCCGCGGCCGACCTCGTCCGGCGCAGCGGCCTGCGCGTCACGGGCATCCAGGTGCTGCGCGACTACGAGGGCCTGAGCGGCGGCCTGCACGACTACAAGCTCGACATCGCGCGCAACCTGCTGCACGTCTGCAAGGCGGTCGGTGCGCGCCTGCTGATCGTCAGTTCTTCAACGTCGTCCCATGCTGCCGGCGATCGTGACCTGATCGCGCGCGACCTTGCTAAACTGGCCACCACGGCCGTACCGCTCGGTGTGCGGATCGGCTACGAAGCGCTGTCTTGGGGGCGCTACGTGCAAGGCTACGAGCAGGCCTGGGAAGTGGTGGACATGGCGGCGCACGCCAACCTGGGCATCGTGCTGGATTCGTTCCACATGTTTGCGAACCAGGCGGATCCCGAAGGGCTGGGCGACATCCAGCCCAACAAGATCGCACTCGTCCAGCTGTCGGATTTCATGTGGCGCGACATCCGCAGTACCGAGGAGACGATCGAGACAGCGAGCCACCTGCGCGTCTTCCCCGGCCAGGGCAGCCATTCTGCCGAACTGTCCGCGATGCTGCGGCGCCTGGACCGCGGCGGCTACCGCGGCGACTACAGCCTGGAAGTCATCAACGACGACTACTTGCAGCTGGCGCCGGACATCGCCTGCGCGAGAGCGCTCACGGCGGCGAAGTGGATCACCGACCAGGTATTGCGCCGCAGCCTGCAGGTACGCCGCTACGCAGGCGTCACCTTGTAGTGCTCGCCGCAGCGGCACATCTACGAACTCGTGTGTTTCGATCGCCGTCCGGGCTTGCCCAACCGCCCGGCATATACCTGGTGAGATGCTGACGCTCGGGACACTGCGGCGCACTGCTCCTGTGAGACTGCTTACGTCAAGCGGCCATGAAAAAAGGGGCTGTTCGCCCCTTGTGTACTGCGCACGTCGTCTCTAACGAATGCGTAGCCACAGATTTATCGCGCAGGCCCTTGAAGGTAAGCTCGGCCCGTCAGTTCGATCGCAAAGCGAATCTCATTCAACAAGATACGTGCTTTGCGGCGGAACACGCTTTCGGTTTTAGCGCGGGAAGAGATGGCGTCTAAAGTTTTCATGACATGGCTCCTGTAGTCGATGATCAAACTTTACGCTCGCTTCTGATATATATCCAATTTAGATTAACCATTTCCATTATTCATAAAACATATATTTCAGCGATCGGTCATTCTTCTGGATGAGTATCGGTATCACTCGGGCATATGTCCCCGAACCTGTATGGTGATCGACGCGAGTATCGACCTGAAACGGTATGGCCGTTGTAGTCAATACATTTCGACTGCAAATCTTATCTATCTGTGCCTGTAAGATTAGGCTTCTGCGCAATTTTTGGCGCATAAACAACGCAAGCGACGCATCAAGTCATTTTGGGCGCATACCGCCCAAAACGTCGTGGCATGAATATTTGGGCCAGGGAATTGCGCTATGATTTTTTGAAGATGTTGGTCCGAATAAAGGTACTTACTCCAAGGCTGACAATCGTCGTGCCAGCTGAAGACTGGCCCCAATCATGACGCATTGCCAGTTGAAAAAGGCCGGCCTGATTCGGCACAACAGCGAAAAGTTCTATCAATTACACCTTTATATAAACGCGTCGTGGCTCGCCGGATACCGCGCTGAAATAAAATGGAGACGAGAATGAAAAAATTGCATCAACTGGCCGGCACGTTCGCCATGTCGATGTGCGCGGTAGCGAATGCGGCCGATACCGTACGCGTTGCTGCCGTGCTGGAGCTGAGCGGAGCATCGAGCGTAAGCGGTATCAACTTCAAGCGCGGCGTTGACCTTGCGGTCGAGCAGATCAATGCCCAAGGCGGCGTGCTCGGCAAGCAGATTGACTTGGCAACCCTGAATACTGGTTCGGATGTGCAAGCAGCTGCCCGGCTGGCGACGCAAGCAGTGAATCAAAAAGCTGTAGCGGTATTCGGTCCTGCGACTTCCGATTCCGTGCTCGCCAGCATGGCGGTGATTCAGCAGGCTCATATCGTTCATTTTATCGGGGCCGAAGCAGCGGCGATCACCGCCCAGGCAAATCCCTATATCTTCCGCACCAGCTTCACGCAGGCGACTACGATGCCGAAGGTTGCCAGCTACATAAGTCGAATCGCCAAGTCAAAAAGCCTCTCTATCATATACGCTGACAACGGATTCGGCCGCGGCGGCAACGCCCTGATCAAAGAGGCACTTGGACGCACCCGCACGGCAATCGTGGCAGATGTCGCCGCTCAACCAGGCCAAGCCGATTTCTCCGTCCCAGTGCGTGCTGCGATTGCCGCCAACCCCGATGCTATTTTCGTGTACACGAACGAAAACGAGGCGGCGGGCATTCTGGTCGAGTTGCATAGACAAGGGTGGCGCAAGCCCATCATCGGTGAAACCGTGCTGGCGAGCCAGAAAGTTATCGACACCGTCGGGCACGCTGCTGATGGCGTCATCGCACATGTCGGGCTGACAGCGGCAGCGCCCGCTGCGCCCGTGCAGTCCTATCGTGTCTCTTATGAGGCGCGCTACCACGATGTGCCTGATCACAGCGCAATGAAGGGTTATTCCGGAGTTTACCTCTGGAAAGCCGCTGTCGAGCGGGCTGGTCGCTTCGACAGCAGCGCGGTCGCGCAGGCCCTTCATACGACAAAGTTCAAGACATCCGAATATCCTGGCGTGCTGGCGGATGTCGAATACGATGACAAGGGGGACCTGAACCGCGAAAGCTATGTCGTCGAAGTCAAGAACGGCATGCAGGAAGTTGTCGTGTTACTGGAAAAGGCCGAGTGAGCAGCACGGTTGATATCAACGCAGGCCGACTTGCGAATGCCGGGCCGGCCTATTGGAATAAAGTGCCGCTTCGCGTAATTGAAGATAATGACTTTTTGAACGTGTCGCCGAATGTAACGTTATCTGTACTCGATAACAATATTGCCAATACCGAATTCGGTCAGGTGTTGTTAGAGAAAACGCGAGCTACCGGATTCGGTTTGTTTCGGCAATCATGCCAGAAATAAGTGCCGGGAAATATCTCGACCAGCTCGTCCCGGTCACCCGCATTATTCTTACCGCCTGATAGATTCAAAAAGCCGACGCGTCGCAGCTACGAAAGCGGATACGCGCCGGTTAAAATGTGTAAGGAGACAACATGAATCCCGTTATTATCGCTGTCGCGATCACCGGCTCGGTACCGCGCAAAAAAGATAATCCGGCGGTGCCGGTAACCGTTAGCGAGCAAATCGAGTCGACCCATGAGGCTTATGAGGCGGGCGCCAGCCTGGTGCACCTCCACGTGCGTAATCCGGACGAGAGCTCGTCATCCGATCCGGCACTGTTTGAAAGTGTTCTCGCCGGCATACGCAGACATTGTCCTGGCATGATCGTACAATTTTCGACGGGAGGCCGCGGTCGCGACCAGGCGTCCCGCGGCGGCGCTTTGCACCATAAGCCGGATATGGCGTCACTGGCCACCGGCAGCGTCAACTTCCCATCCATCATCTACGAAAACGCTCCAGCGCTGGTGGATCAGTTGGCACTCAGCATGAAAGAACATTGCATTTTGCCCGAGATCGAAATATTCGACCTTTCTCACATTTACGGCATGCGCAGGCTAATGGATGCGGGATTGATCAACGACAGGCCGCACGTCCAGTTCGTCATGGGCATCAAGAATGCGTTACCGGTCGAAGAGTATCTGCTCGATGTCCTGCTCTCGGTTCTACAACGTGTCGCGCCGAACGCCACGTGGACCGCTGCCGGCATCGGGCGCCATCAAAGCGTGGTCATTGACTGGGTACTCAGGCGTAAAGGCGATGCGGTTCGCACCGGACTGGAAGACAATATCCGTATCGACCGCGAGCGCCTTGCCACCAGCAACGCAGAACTCGTGCGAATCGCAGTCGATCTGTGTACACGGCACGGGGCCCGTCCAGCGACCCCGGCAGAAGCACGTGCCACACTGGGACTCGCGGCAGGTTAATGTGACGACCGCGGGGCGGTACATTGGTCCAATGCTGAGTGAGAAACACCCAGGAGCTCGACTCTGGTCGAACCCAAGGTGCTGCGCCGCCCGCTGCAGAAACCCCTGCGACGCGGACGTCACCATGTCGCGTCCTAGATGCAAGATTCACGCATTTCTGCCAGATACGTGCGTTCGGAAGGCGAAACTGCTAGTATTTACATCCGCTCCAATTATTTCCGTCAAATTCAGACTGTCATGGGCACGACTCCTCCGACGGAGATATTGCATCGCCTGGATGCACTGCACGACCATTTGCCGGCCGGCGTCGTCGTGCATGATGCGGACGGCTGCATCGTCTTCGCCAATCGCCTGGTGCAGGAACTGCTGGGCCGGAGCGAAGCCGAACTGCTCGGCACCGATCCCGCTACGGCCGGCTGGACTGTGCTGCGCGAAGATGGCTCGATCTGTCCCGAGGACGAATTCCCAGCGGAAATCGTATTGCGCACGGGCCAGAAACTGTCCGGTCGCATTGCCGGCATCGTCCGCGCCGGTCAGACGCGCTGGGTACTGTGCAACGCCTATCCCGAATGCGATGACGCCGGGCGCGTCCAGCATGTCGTCGTCTGCTTCACCGATTGCACGGCGCTGAAGGACGCCCAGCAATCCCTGCACAAGTCCGAAGAGCGACTGCGGCTGGTGCTGAAGGGGTCCACCGATGCGCCGTGGGACTGGGACCTGGTGACCGGTGACGTGTATTACTCCGAGCGCTGGTGGAACATGCTGGGCTACGCCAGCGGCGAAGGGATCGAGGATTCCGACGCATGGCGACGCCTGCTGCATCCGGACGACGACGCCATGATCAGCGACTACCTGGAGGACCTGCTGCCCAGCCGACGCGAAGGATATACCCTCGAGTTCCGCCTGCGTCACCGTGACGGACACTACGTCCCCGTGCTGTCGCGCGGATTCGTCCTGCGCGACGGCGCCGGCACGGCCTTGCGGATCTCCGGCGTGAACACCGATCTCACCGAACGCAAGCGCACCGAGCGCCGCATCTACGAACTGGCGTATTTCGATCACCTGACGGGCTTGCCCAACCGTCGTTTCCTGATCGAAGAATTGGAACACGTGCTGGCGCGCTGCCGGCGCTCGCGACACTGCAGCGCGCTACTCTATCTCGACCTGGACAATTTCAAGCTGCTCAACGACACGATGGGTCATGACCTGGGCGACATGTTGCTGAGTCAGGTGGCCCAACGGTTGCGCAGCACGGTGCGCGACAGCGACCAGCTCGCCCGGCTCGGCGGCGATGAATTCGTCGTCGTGCTGGAAAGCCTGGGCCACTCGTCGAGCAGCGCGGCTGCCGAAGCCGCTCGGGTGGTGACGAAGATCCTGGCGACGCTGGGCCAGCCTTACCAGCTCGGATCGCTCTTGTTCAAGAGCTCGGCAAGCGTCGGCATCACGCTGTTCGACGGCAGGGGCAGCAATATCGAAGCCTTGCTCAAGCAGGCCGACCTGGCGATGTACCGCGCAAAGGCCGCTGGGCGCAACCAGGCGTGTTTCTTCGATCCCAGCATGCAGGACGCAGCCGATCGCCGCGCCGCTTTCGAGGCCGCCATGCGCGATGGTTTGTCGCTGGGTCAGTTCCGCCTGTTCTGCCAGCCCCAGTTCGACCGTCACGGCGGACTGGTCGGCGCCGAGGTGCTGGTGCGCTGGCAGCGCGGCGACGAAGACGTGATCGGCCCCGACCATTTCATCGGGTTTGCCGAGGAATCGGGCCTCATCCTGCCGCTGGGCGAGTACGTGCTGAAGGAAAGCTGCCGCGCGCTGGCGCGCTGGCACACCGACCCCGCGCTGCGCGATGTCAAGTTGTCCGTCAACGTCAGCGTGCACCAGATGCGCGATCCGGCCTTTACCGCCGCGGTCGCGGACATCCTGGACGGTACGGGCGCACCCGCCGAGCGCTTGTGCCTGGAATTGACGGAAAGCGTGTTCGCCGAAGACATGCTGGAGATCACCGAGCGCATGCACGAGCTGCGCGCGCACGGCATCTGCTTTTCGCTCGACGATTTCGGTACCGGCTATTCTTCGCTGGCCTACCTCAAGTGCTTCCCGCTGGCCGCGCTGAAGATCGACCGTTCCTTCGTGCGCGACGTTGGCACCGATCCCGAATCGGTGCCCATCGTGGAGGCGATCATCGCGCTGGCGCGCAAGCTCAAGCTCGATATCGTGGCCGAAGGCGTCGAGGATGAGGCCCAGCGCAGTTTCCTGATCCACGGCGGCTGTTCCTCGATGCAGGGATTCCTGCTGGGTCGGCCTCTTCCGATCGCCGAGTTCGAGCACATCTACAGTGCCGACTGGATCGGCCATGCCTGAGCGCCGGCCCGGCCTGCCGCGCCACAGCTGCACGATTCCACAGCCGGAACGAACTAGCGTCCAACCTCGGGGATACGCGGGTCGCGTGCTGCATCACGCAAAGTAGGTGTGGCTGGCCGCCGCCATCTCGATCATCCGTGCCGTGGGCCGGTACAGGGCGCCGTCGTCGGCGTAGATTGCGCAACGTTTGACCACGGTGTGCATGCCAAGGAAGTCGGCGTAGCGCAGCGGTCCGCCGAGATAGCGCGGGAAACCCAGGCCCAGGATGAGTGCCATGTCCAGCTCCGCGGCCGAATCGACCACGCCGTTTTCCATGCACAGGGCGGCTTCGATCAGCATCGGCAGCATGGTGCGGTCGACGATCTCGGCGGCGCCAAAGGTGCGCGGCCCGCCGGGCTGTAGCCGCGCGAGCAGGGCGTGCGTGTCGGCTGCCGCGAGCTTGCGTGCTTTCCCCTTCGAGTCCGTTTCGTACCGATAGAAACCCAGGCCATTCTTCTGGCCGAGCCGGCCCGCATCGGCCAGCAGTGAACCCGGGTTGTCCGCCGCCGACATCCGGTCCGGATAGCCTGCTGCGATGATTTCCACCACATGGCGCGCGGTGTCCATGCCGATAACGTCCTGCAGGTAAGCGGGGCCCATCGGCCACCCGAAGGCTTCCAGTGCCGCGTCCACCTGTTCGAAATCCGCGCCGTCCTGGATCAATCCCGCGAAGCCCAACAGGTACGCGGTCAGGATACGGTTGACGAGAAAGCCGGGGCAATCCTGTACGACGATGGGTGTCTTGCCCATCGCGGCCGCGTAGGCGACAGTCGTCGCCACCGCCTCGCCGCTGGTGTGCGGACCGCGAATCACCTCGACCAGCGCCATCGCCGGCACAGGATTAAAGAAATGCATGCCCACGAAGTTGTGGGGGCGCCGCAAACCCCGCGCCAGCGCCGTGATCGACAATGACGATGTGTTCGAGGCAAGGACCGCGTCGGGACCGCAATGTCGTTCCACTTCCGCCAGCACCGCCTGTTTGATCGCCTGATCCTCGACGACCGCTTCGATGACCAAATCGGCCTGGTCGACGCCGTCGTAATGCAACTGCGGCGTGATCGTCTTCTTCACGAGATCGGCCTTTGCTTGCGTCAGGCGGCCAGCCGCGACCTGCTTGTCCAGCAGTTTGCCGGCTTCGGCCATACCGATATCGAGCGCATGCTGCGCGATGTCCTTCATGATGACCGGCGTTCCCCGAAGTGCACTCTGGTACGCGATGCCCCCGCCCATGATGCCGGCACCGAGAATGGCGACTTTGCCGACCGGCCGCCCGTGCGCGCTGTCGTTCTTCGCTTTCTTCTTCAGTAGCTGATCGTTGATGAACAGGCCCGCCAGGGACGCCGCCGCCTGGCTTTTCGCGATGGCGGCGAAGGCCTGTGATTCGAGCGTCAGCGCCGCGTCGCGGCTTGCGGACGCACTCTTCGCCATCAGTTCGACGGCCGCCGACGCCGCAGGGTAATGCGCCGCTTGCCTGGCCGTTACGAGCCGCGCCGCTTCGAGCGCCGCCGGATCGACGACGACGGGCTGGTGATGACGCCGGCGCCGGGCGCGCCAGTCTTCCCGCCCGGCGATCGCCTCGCGCAGCAACGCCAGCGCGACGTCCCGCACCCGATCCTGCGGTACAACGAGGTCGACGGCGCCGGCATCAGGTGCGGCATCGGCACGACGTTGTGTTCCCGAGACGATCCAGTCGAGCGCACAGGCCATGCCGGCGATACGCGGCAGCCTGACCGTGCCGCCGTAGCCGGGCATGATCCCCAGCCCCACTTCGGGCAATCCCACGCGCGCGGCGTCGGCCATGACGCGGTAGTCTGTCGCCAATGCCAGTTCGAAGCCACCACCCAGGGCCACGCCGTTGATCGCGCTGACGATGGGCAGCGGCAGGTCTTCCAGCGCGGTAAAGATGGCGGTGTAGCCGCGGATCCGGGCGGCGAGCGCGTCCTCGTCCAGGGCGAACAACGCGGCGAATTCGTAAATGTCGGCGCCAACGACGAAGCCGTCGCGCGCGCTGCTGACGAGGAGGCCTTCGAGATGGGACGCCGTACGGATCGCTGCGAGCGCGTTGCTCAGTTCACCGAACGTCGTTCGGTCCAGCTTGTTTACCGGACCGTCCCGACGGTCGAAGCAGAGTTCGGCTACATGAGGTTCGATCAGGTCCAGCCGCAAGGTCGTGCCGTGGTACATGGTGGTCTCGCTCAAGATAATGTGATTCATCGTCGCCGTGCGGCAAACACTGCCAGTGCCGACTGGGCGGCTGGCGCGGCGAGCAGCCGCGCGAAATGCTCGCATTCGTGCTCGATGGTGTCGGCAACCGGACCGGTATCGGCGCGCCGCAGCAGGCGCCTGGTCTGCCGCAGGGCCTCGGGATCCATTGCCAGCAGCTTGTTAACTGCACAGATGGCATGCGTCATCGCATCGCCATCCTCGACGACCTGCGTTACCAGACCGGCTTCACGTGCCTCGGGCGCACCGAATGGCTCGCCCAGCATCAACCAGCGCGCAGCTTGCTTGTAGCCCGCGTGGCGTGGCATGAGCAGGCTGGATGCGCCTTCAGGGCACAAGGCCAGGTTGATGAACGGCATGGCGAACCTGGTGCTGGCCCCCGCATAGACGATATCGCAGTGCAGAAGCATCGTCGCGCCGATGCCGATCGCCCCGCCTTCTACTGCGGCGACGACGGGTTTGTCGCAGCGTGACAGCGCGCGCAGGAAGTGTGCCGGCACAAACTCGTCGTCGGCGCCGAACTCGAGAAAATCGTTCAGGTCGTTGCCCGCGTTGAAGTAGTTGCCGGCACCGCTCAGCAGCACGGCGCGCACGCTGTCGTCGCCCTGCGCCAGCGTGAACATCCAGGCCAGTCGCAGGTACATGTCGAAGGTCAGCGCATGCCGCTGGCGCGGCCGGTTGAACAGGATGTGCAGTACACCGTCGCGTATCTCGTGCAGCACGTCGTTGCTCGCGCCGATGCCGCGTGACGTCGCCACGGAAGGAATGGTATCCATGTGTCGCAATCTTTATGTCTGGAGTCGACGCGCCGGCCCTATTCGGCGTCCGGCTGCGCTCCCGGCGCGGCCCGCTGGAACGCATCGAGCCGCTGGCAGTTGGCGTGGATACGCATCAAGGTCGGCACGCGCGACAAGTCGCACTCGAACCGTTGCGCATTCGCGATTTGCGGGACCAGGCAGCAATCGGCCAACGTCGGCGCATCGCCGTAGCAGAAGTCGCCGCTGCGGCCGTCCTGCGCGAGCATGGTCTCCAGTACCGCCAGCCCCGTCGCCACCCAGTGACGATACCAGGCAGTCTTTGCGTCCTCGCCGGCCCCCAGCGTTTGCGTCAGGTATTTCAGCACGCGCAGGTTGTTCAGCGGGTGCACGTCGCATGCGATGGCAAGCGCGATGCTGCGCACGAACGCGCGATCCGCCGGGGAACGGGGCAGCAGCGGCGGCTCGGGGTGCAATTCTTCCAGGTATTCGATGATCGCCAGCGACTGCGTGAGCGCGGCCTGCTCGCTGCCCGGTGCGCCCAGCGCGGGCACGAGCGCGGCAGGATTGATCGCGCGGAATGCAGCCCCGAACTGTTCGCCGCCGTTGCGGTTCAGGTGGATCGAAGTCGTGTCGTAATCCAGCTGCTTCAGGTTCAGGGCGATCCGTACCCGGTACGACGCCGAGCTGCGGAAATACCCGTACAGGTGCAGATTCATTGCGGTTCCTCCCATGCCACCGGCAGGTCCCGCATCAGGTAGCGGTCCGCCCGTTTCAGCAGCGGCGCCACGGT is part of the Massilia putida genome and encodes:
- a CDS encoding 4-hydroxyphenylpyruvate dioxygenase, translated to MTFSNDMVDPCNPVGLAGIEFIEYATNQPQAFGGLIEQMGFVAIARHRSREVTLYRQGDMNLVVNADPRALPSTARDDLPATVISAVALRVRDADTAYRHAIDMGAWPIQTRVGVMELNIPGVHGAGDSILYFVDRVGDFSIYDVDFKPIPGVPQHPPALDGMHLFGVVQSIDEGRGPEWIDFYQQLMNFTVLPEGQFFGAVRKGILLASPCRSFYLQLVEPPPGAGSLQWDEQLVRIGFGVPDVLAAVRLLRQRGIAFLEGEAQAPSEKGALTRLYKGGVSFELVVSERAAMAAEAP
- a CDS encoding sugar phosphate isomerase/epimerase family protein encodes the protein MNLANFGLDSVTLAGSLETKLAACRAAGFSQIMLWARDMAEHPGGVAAAADLVRRSGLRVTGIQVLRDYEGLSGGLHDYKLDIARNLLHVCKAVGARLLIVSSSTSSHAAGDRDLIARDLAKLATTAVPLGVRIGYEALSWGRYVQGYEQAWEVVDMAAHANLGIVLDSFHMFANQADPEGLGDIQPNKIALVQLSDFMWRDIRSTEETIETASHLRVFPGQGSHSAELSAMLRRLDRGGYRGDYSLEVINDDYLQLAPDIACARALTAAKWITDQVLRRSLQVRRYAGVTL
- a CDS encoding ABC transporter substrate-binding protein, which codes for MKKLHQLAGTFAMSMCAVANAADTVRVAAVLELSGASSVSGINFKRGVDLAVEQINAQGGVLGKQIDLATLNTGSDVQAAARLATQAVNQKAVAVFGPATSDSVLASMAVIQQAHIVHFIGAEAAAITAQANPYIFRTSFTQATTMPKVASYISRIAKSKSLSIIYADNGFGRGGNALIKEALGRTRTAIVADVAAQPGQADFSVPVRAAIAANPDAIFVYTNENEAAGILVELHRQGWRKPIIGETVLASQKVIDTVGHAADGVIAHVGLTAAAPAAPVQSYRVSYEARYHDVPDHSAMKGYSGVYLWKAAVERAGRFDSSAVAQALHTTKFKTSEYPGVLADVEYDDKGDLNRESYVVEVKNGMQEVVVLLEKAE
- a CDS encoding 3-keto-5-aminohexanoate cleavage protein, with translation MNPVIIAVAITGSVPRKKDNPAVPVTVSEQIESTHEAYEAGASLVHLHVRNPDESSSSDPALFESVLAGIRRHCPGMIVQFSTGGRGRDQASRGGALHHKPDMASLATGSVNFPSIIYENAPALVDQLALSMKEHCILPEIEIFDLSHIYGMRRLMDAGLINDRPHVQFVMGIKNALPVEEYLLDVLLSVLQRVAPNATWTAAGIGRHQSVVIDWVLRRKGDAVRTGLEDNIRIDRERLATSNAELVRIAVDLCTRHGARPATPAEARATLGLAAG
- a CDS encoding sensor domain-containing protein, which codes for MGTTPPTEILHRLDALHDHLPAGVVVHDADGCIVFANRLVQELLGRSEAELLGTDPATAGWTVLREDGSICPEDEFPAEIVLRTGQKLSGRIAGIVRAGQTRWVLCNAYPECDDAGRVQHVVVCFTDCTALKDAQQSLHKSEERLRLVLKGSTDAPWDWDLVTGDVYYSERWWNMLGYASGEGIEDSDAWRRLLHPDDDAMISDYLEDLLPSRREGYTLEFRLRHRDGHYVPVLSRGFVLRDGAGTALRISGVNTDLTERKRTERRIYELAYFDHLTGLPNRRFLIEELEHVLARCRRSRHCSALLYLDLDNFKLLNDTMGHDLGDMLLSQVAQRLRSTVRDSDQLARLGGDEFVVVLESLGHSSSSAAAEAARVVTKILATLGQPYQLGSLLFKSSASVGITLFDGRGSNIEALLKQADLAMYRAKAAGRNQACFFDPSMQDAADRRAAFEAAMRDGLSLGQFRLFCQPQFDRHGGLVGAEVLVRWQRGDEDVIGPDHFIGFAEESGLILPLGEYVLKESCRALARWHTDPALRDVKLSVNVSVHQMRDPAFTAAVADILDGTGAPAERLCLELTESVFAEDMLEITERMHELRAHGICFSLDDFGTGYSSLAYLKCFPLAALKIDRSFVRDVGTDPESVPIVEAIIALARKLKLDIVAEGVEDEAQRSFLIHGGCSSMQGFLLGRPLPIAEFEHIYSADWIGHA
- the fadB gene encoding fatty acid oxidation complex subunit alpha FadB; the protein is MNHIILSETTMYHGTTLRLDLIEPHVAELCFDRRDGPVNKLDRTTFGELSNALAAIRTASHLEGLLVSSARDGFVVGADIYEFAALFALDEDALAARIRGYTAIFTALEDLPLPIVSAINGVALGGGFELALATDYRVMADAARVGLPEVGLGIMPGYGGTVRLPRIAGMACALDWIVSGTQRRADAAPDAGAVDLVVPQDRVRDVALALLREAIAGREDWRARRRRHHQPVVVDPAALEAARLVTARQAAHYPAASAAVELMAKSASASRDAALTLESQAFAAIAKSQAAASLAGLFINDQLLKKKAKNDSAHGRPVGKVAILGAGIMGGGIAYQSALRGTPVIMKDIAQHALDIGMAEAGKLLDKQVAAGRLTQAKADLVKKTITPQLHYDGVDQADLVIEAVVEDQAIKQAVLAEVERHCGPDAVLASNTSSLSITALARGLRRPHNFVGMHFFNPVPAMALVEVIRGPHTSGEAVATTVAYAAAMGKTPIVVQDCPGFLVNRILTAYLLGFAGLIQDGADFEQVDAALEAFGWPMGPAYLQDVIGMDTARHVVEIIAAGYPDRMSAADNPGSLLADAGRLGQKNGLGFYRYETDSKGKARKLAAADTHALLARLQPGGPRTFGAAEIVDRTMLPMLIEAALCMENGVVDSAAELDMALILGLGFPRYLGGPLRYADFLGMHTVVKRCAIYADDGALYRPTARMIEMAAASHTYFA
- a CDS encoding enoyl-CoA hydratase-related protein — translated: MDTIPSVATSRGIGASNDVLHEIRDGVLHILFNRPRQRHALTFDMYLRLAWMFTLAQGDDSVRAVLLSGAGNYFNAGNDLNDFLEFGADDEFVPAHFLRALSRCDKPVVAAVEGGAIGIGATMLLHCDIVYAGASTRFAMPFINLALCPEGASSLLMPRHAGYKQAARWLMLGEPFGAPEAREAGLVTQVVEDGDAMTHAICAVNKLLAMDPEALRQTRRLLRRADTGPVADTIEHECEHFARLLAAPAAQSALAVFAARRR
- the maiA gene encoding maleylacetoacetate isomerase translates to MHLYGYFRSSASYRVRIALNLKQLDYDTTSIHLNRNGGEQFGAAFRAINPAALVPALGAPGSEQAALTQSLAIIEYLEELHPEPPLLPRSPADRAFVRSIALAIACDVHPLNNLRVLKYLTQTLGAGEDAKTAWYRHWVATGLAVLETMLAQDGRSGDFCYGDAPTLADCCLVPQIANAQRFECDLSRVPTLMRIHANCQRLDAFQRAAPGAQPDAE